One genomic segment of Gammaproteobacteria bacterium includes these proteins:
- a CDS encoding TonB family protein, with protein sequence MRIPIIIILAIAINLLLFYLIQQMVTSDQPKLADIEDIQFIDFVRLKRDSEPPDAKQRKTLPEKPPPPEEPPPPPTAAKLEPQKSKPEKLLMPTPEVDLPLRITGGPYLGEVYSGAKERPSGPIGIDENVRPTLKIPPIYPPRALRRGIEGVVTVEFTIAEDGTVKDPVVVNAEPEKVFDRAVLQAIRKWKFNIKKIDGEPVERRARQDVRFKLQQ encoded by the coding sequence GTGCGGATTCCGATCATCATCATCCTGGCTATCGCTATAAACCTTCTGCTCTTCTATCTGATCCAGCAGATGGTAACCAGCGACCAGCCCAAGCTTGCGGACATTGAGGATATACAATTCATCGATTTCGTGCGGCTCAAGCGTGATAGCGAACCGCCAGACGCAAAACAACGAAAAACCCTGCCCGAGAAGCCGCCGCCACCCGAGGAGCCGCCACCTCCTCCCACCGCTGCAAAACTTGAACCGCAAAAATCCAAGCCAGAGAAGCTCCTCATGCCAACGCCCGAGGTGGACCTGCCGCTACGAATCACAGGAGGTCCCTACCTCGGTGAGGTTTACTCCGGTGCAAAAGAGAGGCCATCCGGCCCCATAGGCATCGACGAGAATGTCAGGCCAACGCTAAAGATCCCGCCGATCTATCCACCGCGCGCATTGCGGCGCGGGATTGAAGGCGTGGTCACAGTCGAATTCACCATAGCGGAGGATGGAACGGTCAAGGATCCCGTTGTCGTGAATGCAGAACCGGAGAAAGTCTTCGACCGCGCTGTATTACAGGCCATACGCAAGTGGAAGTTCAACATTAAAAAGATTGACGGTGAACCTGTTGAGCGGCGCGCCCGTCAAGATGTCCGATTCAAACTTCAGCAATAA
- a CDS encoding biopolymer transporter ExbD, translating to MRRTHTEEQSTSIGVNLTPLIDMVFILLIFFLVTSSFVKESGIDVNRPTAQTATRMERGNIIIAINKDGEIWMDKQQVDVRSVRSHIERLHAQNPEGTVIILADQDSRTGLLVKVIDQARLAGVGNVAIAASQDEEGPR from the coding sequence ATGCGCCGGACACATACTGAAGAACAATCCACGTCGATCGGGGTCAACCTGACCCCACTCATCGATATGGTTTTCATCCTACTAATCTTCTTTCTGGTTACCTCATCGTTCGTCAAGGAGTCAGGAATCGACGTCAACCGCCCAACAGCACAGACGGCGACGCGCATGGAACGGGGAAATATCATCATTGCCATCAACAAAGACGGTGAAATCTGGATGGATAAGCAGCAGGTAGATGTTCGCTCCGTTCGATCACACATTGAACGACTGCACGCGCAAAATCCTGAAGGGACCGTGATCATTCTCGCCGATCAGGATTCGCGTACAGGACTGCTGGTAAAGGTGATCGACCAAGCACGGCTTGCTGGAGTAGGAAATGTCGCAATCGCCGCCTCGCAAGATGAAGAAGGACCGCGATGA